A genomic window from Salvelinus namaycush isolate Seneca chromosome 21, SaNama_1.0, whole genome shotgun sequence includes:
- the LOC120066552 gene encoding capZ-interacting protein-like, with translation MEEDAPPKKSVAELAGKFKAHAPPIPMGTDGSKPVRRRPPRTLQLPKTTAQGQVDEEKPISPSLHPAKIKRNSALIEKLQANLALSPCSLLPSPKSPGLRLLPPSFTPTSPCSPTPPVTTPTSPVSRAPLPRSLSEEETPATFEVAATPTEGSLLPSINKGRARLSIRRRPPSRRHRKSSGEEGDGATGEETPLTTSDDPEAKVGEEEKGEGEEVFEKEVEEKDGERADTSLSTKAKIETGSSTPANSQQQIATTDSSTTNKDPLEKTKSEKTLEPQREERQERQTGDERQDDRQTAEERQTGEEVTWSK, from the exons ATGGAG GAGGACGCCCCGCCTAAGAAGTCAGTGGCGGAGCTGGCTGGAAAGTTCAAAGCTCATGCCCCTCCCATCCCCATGGGAACTGACGGG AGTAAGCCTGTTAGGAGACGCCCCCCTCGAACCCTACAGCTCCCCAAGACCACGGCACAGGGGCAGGTGGACGAGGAG AAACCCATCTCCCCGTCTCTGCATCCTGCCAAAATCAAAAGGAACTCTGCTCTTATTGAGAAACTGCAG gctaaCCTGGCGTTATCCCCCTGTTCCCTCCTGCCCTCTCCTAAGAGCCCTGGGCTGAGACTGTTGCCCCCCTCCTTTACCCCCACCTCCCCCTGCTCCCCCACCCCTCCTGTTACTACCCCCACCTCCCCAGTGAGCAGGGCACCCCTCCCTCGGTCGCTGAGCGAGGAAGAGACACCTGCCACCTTTGAGGTCGCAGCCACACCCACCGAAGGATCCCTACTGCCCAGTATCAACAAG GGAAGAGCCCGCCTCTCCATCCGGCGACGCCCACCTTCGAGACGACACAGGAAGTCCAGCGGAGAGGAAGGAGACGGGGCGACGGGTGAAGAGACGCCCCTAACTACATCCGACGACCCTGAGGCCAAAGttggggaggaagagaagggagagggggaggaggtgttTGAGAAGGAAGTGGAAGAGAAGGATGGCGAAAGAGCAGACACATCTCTGTCTACCAAAGCAAAGATAGAGACAGGCTCCTCTACCCCTGCTAACTCACAGCAACAGATTGCCACAACAGACAGCTCAACCACAAACAAAGACCCCCTAGAAAAGACAAAGTCAGAAAAAACGCTGGAgccccagagagaggagagacaggagagacagacaggagatgagagacaggacgacagacagacagcagaggagagacagacaggagaggaggtaacatggtcta ag